One part of the Brevinematales bacterium genome encodes these proteins:
- a CDS encoding methylenetetrahydrofolate reductase, translated as MKIKDILLSRDHVISFEFFPPKDEKVFDNFINSFDFYSNLHPDFVSITYGAGGSTKSQTYELVKFVKENYKIPVMPHLTSLTHSKEEIYNILSSYKKIGIANILALRGDVPKDAIGFDISCVYFKNALILVEFIRKNFGDEFGICVSAYPEGYPDYKNIPLEVDYLKSKFESGGDFAITQMFFDNKFFYDFMEVCRKKSIKNEIIPGIMPITNFRQISSFATKVGTSIPKHIVDSFSKYLDDAESSEKLGIEIALEQIYDLFDNGFKKVHIYTLNRRSVIQSMVLALKTRMSLLESKSYSN; from the coding sequence ATGAAGATAAAAGACATTTTGTTAAGTAGAGATCACGTTATTTCATTTGAGTTTTTCCCACCTAAAGATGAAAAGGTATTTGATAATTTTATCAATTCATTTGATTTTTATAGCAACCTTCATCCTGATTTTGTTTCTATAACTTATGGTGCAGGTGGCTCAACGAAATCTCAGACATATGAACTTGTGAAGTTTGTCAAGGAAAATTATAAAATACCTGTTATGCCACATTTGACGTCTTTAACTCATTCTAAAGAAGAGATATATAACATCTTATCTTCTTACAAGAAGATTGGAATTGCAAATATTCTTGCTTTGAGAGGAGATGTTCCTAAAGATGCTATTGGTTTTGATATATCTTGTGTTTATTTCAAAAACGCTTTGATTCTTGTTGAATTCATAAGAAAAAATTTTGGAGATGAATTTGGGATATGTGTTAGTGCTTATCCTGAAGGTTATCCTGATTACAAGAACATACCTTTAGAAGTTGATTATCTTAAATCGAAGTTTGAAAGTGGTGGAGATTTTGCTATAACTCAGATGTTTTTTGATAATAAGTTTTTCTATGATTTTATGGAAGTTTGTCGCAAGAAAAGTATAAAAAATGAGATTATTCCCGGAATAATGCCCATAACAAATTTTAGACAGATTTCATCTTTTGCTACAAAAGTTGGTACTTCTATACCTAAGCACATTGTGGATAGTTTTTCTAAATATCTTGATGATGCGGAATCATCTGAGAAGTTGGGTATAGAGATAGCATTAGAGCAAATATATGATCTTTTTGATAATGGTTTTAAGAAAGTTCATATATATACTCTAAACAGAAGATCAGTAATTCAAAGTATGGTACTGGCATTAAAAACAAGGATGTCACTTTTAGAATCTAAATCCTATTCCAACTAG